One genomic segment of Mycolicibacterium psychrotolerans includes these proteins:
- a CDS encoding ABC transporter permease, with product MTTLLDRPHQPAHQAPRPGTALTGTLGLLRLYARRDRVVLPLWVLLLSVPLSTVYVGSIEAVYPSAADRATFAASIMASPAQRALYGQVFNDSLGAVGIWKAGMFHVLIAVAVILTVIRHTRADEETGRGELLDSTAVGRYAGLTAALLLACGASVLTGVIGAAGLLTQDVPAAGSLAFGAALACSGLVFAAVAAVSAQVSSSARFSRGVAFAVLGVAFTLRAVGDAGARAQILSWLSPLGWSLQVRPYAGDRFWVLGLHVALTVVLLVLAYSLLSRRDIGAGLLAERLGPPRGGHRLHGVLGLAWRLDRGSLIVWTVGLGLYGAIIGSIVHGIGDEIGGSPIARDVVARLGGTDAMEQAFIAVAFSMLGMVTAAFAISLALRLHHEESSGHAETVLAGAVSRTRWLTSHLAFALGGPTVALLIAGLVTGLTYGAAAGDIGGTLPRVLGTAAVQLPAVWLLVAVTVALFGALPRFTPVGWGVLVAFIALFMLGSLSGSPQWLLDLEPFTHIPHVGIGDFTPAPLLWLLALDAALIILGAIAFRRRDLR from the coding sequence ATGACCACCCTGCTCGATCGCCCGCACCAGCCAGCGCACCAGGCGCCCCGGCCAGGCACCGCCCTGACGGGAACCCTTGGGCTGCTTCGTCTCTACGCCCGCCGCGACCGCGTCGTGCTGCCGTTGTGGGTGCTGCTTTTGTCGGTGCCGCTGTCGACGGTGTACGTCGGCAGCATCGAGGCGGTGTATCCCAGCGCCGCTGACCGCGCGACGTTCGCCGCGTCGATCATGGCCAGCCCGGCGCAGCGCGCACTCTACGGTCAGGTCTTCAACGACAGCCTCGGCGCGGTGGGGATCTGGAAGGCCGGCATGTTCCACGTGCTGATCGCCGTGGCCGTGATCCTCACGGTGATTCGCCACACCCGGGCCGACGAGGAGACCGGCCGCGGCGAGCTTCTCGACTCCACCGCCGTCGGCCGGTACGCCGGACTGACGGCGGCGCTGCTGCTCGCCTGCGGCGCCTCGGTGCTGACCGGCGTCATCGGCGCCGCGGGCCTGCTGACCCAGGACGTCCCCGCGGCGGGATCCCTGGCCTTCGGCGCCGCACTGGCCTGTTCGGGTCTGGTGTTCGCGGCGGTGGCGGCGGTCAGTGCGCAGGTGTCCTCGAGCGCACGGTTCTCCCGCGGCGTCGCGTTCGCCGTGCTCGGGGTGGCGTTCACGCTGCGGGCGGTGGGCGATGCGGGCGCCCGGGCGCAGATCCTGTCGTGGTTGTCGCCGCTGGGCTGGTCGTTGCAGGTGCGCCCCTACGCGGGCGACCGGTTCTGGGTGCTCGGCCTGCACGTCGCTCTCACCGTCGTCCTTCTCGTCCTCGCGTACAGCCTCCTCTCCCGACGCGATATCGGCGCGGGGCTGCTCGCCGAGCGCCTGGGTCCGCCACGTGGAGGGCACCGCCTGCACGGGGTACTGGGACTGGCCTGGCGGCTGGACCGCGGGTCACTGATCGTGTGGACCGTCGGACTGGGCCTCTACGGCGCGATCATCGGCAGCATCGTGCACGGCATCGGCGACGAGATCGGCGGCAGTCCGATCGCCCGCGACGTGGTGGCGCGCCTCGGCGGCACCGATGCCATGGAGCAGGCGTTCATCGCGGTCGCGTTCAGCATGCTCGGCATGGTCACCGCGGCGTTCGCGATCTCGCTGGCCCTGCGGCTGCACCACGAGGAGTCCAGTGGGCACGCCGAGACGGTACTGGCCGGTGCGGTCAGCCGAACACGCTGGCTGACAAGTCATCTGGCCTTCGCGCTGGGTGGTCCGACCGTCGCCCTGTTGATCGCCGGTCTCGTCACCGGGCTGACCTACGGCGCCGCCGCGGGCGACATCGGTGGCACGCTGCCGAGGGTCCTGGGCACAGCGGCCGTGCAACTGCCCGCGGTGTGGTTGCTCGTCGCCGTCACGGTGGCGCTGTTCGGTGCGCTGCCGCGCTTCACGCCGGTCGGCTGGGGCGTGCTCGTCGCGTTCATCGCGCTGTTCATGCTCGGCTCGCTGTCGGGCTCACCGCAGTGGCTGCTCGATCTCGAACCCTTCACCCACATCCCGCATGTCGGCATCGGCGATTTCACGCCCGCCCCGCTGCTGTGGCTGCTGGCCCTCGACGCGGCTCTGATCATCCTGGGCGCCATCGCTTTTCGCCGACGCGACCTACGCTGA
- a CDS encoding TetR/AcrR family transcriptional regulator: MRSADDLTAAARIRDAAIDLFGREGFGVSVRAIAAAAGVSPGLVIHHFGSKEKLHRACDDYVAETVRASKSETIQSSDPATWLAQMAEIEGYAPMMAYLVRSMSSGGELAKMLWLSMIDNAEQYIEEGVRAGTIKPSVDPKARARFVAMANGGGFLLYAQLHENPTDLRAVLRDYSEDMVLPALELYTNGLLADSTMYDAFLAQREKGIPFTSTEGDHRD; the protein is encoded by the coding sequence ATGCGTTCAGCGGACGATCTCACCGCAGCGGCACGGATTCGTGACGCCGCGATCGACCTGTTCGGCCGCGAAGGCTTCGGCGTGAGCGTGCGGGCCATCGCCGCGGCGGCCGGCGTGAGCCCCGGTCTGGTCATCCACCACTTCGGGTCCAAGGAGAAGCTGCACCGTGCGTGCGACGACTACGTCGCCGAGACCGTGCGGGCGAGCAAGTCGGAGACGATCCAGAGCTCGGACCCGGCGACCTGGCTGGCGCAGATGGCCGAGATCGAGGGCTACGCCCCGATGATGGCGTATCTGGTGCGCAGCATGAGCAGCGGCGGCGAGCTCGCGAAGATGCTGTGGCTCAGCATGATCGACAACGCCGAGCAGTACATCGAAGAGGGCGTGCGCGCCGGAACCATCAAGCCCAGCGTCGATCCCAAGGCGCGGGCCCGCTTCGTCGCGATGGCCAACGGCGGCGGATTCCTGCTGTATGCGCAGCTGCACGAGAACCCGACGGACCTGCGCGCAGTGCTGCGCGACTACAGCGAGGACATGGTGCTGCCCGCCCTCGAGCTCTACACGAACGGCCTGTTGGCCGACTCGACGATGTACGACGCCTTTCTGGCCCAGCGCGAGAAGGGCATCCCGTTCACCTCCACCGAAGGAGACCACCGTGACTGA
- a CDS encoding SAM-dependent methyltransferase: MTAEAVARTAVLVAAIRAHESQRDRPLFEDPFAARLAGDAGREMLARMISEAGEHSTAQIVVRTRFWDEALLRAAQTARQVVILAAGLDARAFRLAWPPGTTVFEVDQPAVVAAKDGVLAGERPRCARVTLGADLAGDWSAVVTDAGLDPALPTAWLIEGLLQYLDADAVRRLFARVDALSAAGSVLLYDIVSATLLTEPAMAGLLAAMAAQGSPWLFGSDVPGELVEPMGWTATVTDVAEPGAAFGRWPDAATGGGFFVEAHKGSNAQR; the protein is encoded by the coding sequence ATGACCGCGGAGGCCGTCGCGCGCACCGCCGTCCTCGTCGCCGCCATCCGCGCGCACGAGTCCCAGCGGGACCGCCCGCTCTTCGAGGATCCGTTCGCCGCACGCCTGGCCGGCGACGCGGGCCGGGAGATGCTCGCGCGAATGATCTCCGAGGCGGGCGAGCACTCGACCGCCCAGATCGTGGTGCGTACCCGGTTCTGGGACGAGGCGCTGCTGCGTGCCGCGCAGACCGCCCGGCAGGTCGTCATCCTGGCCGCCGGGTTGGACGCCCGGGCGTTCCGGCTCGCGTGGCCGCCGGGCACCACCGTCTTCGAGGTGGATCAACCCGCCGTGGTCGCCGCCAAGGACGGTGTTCTCGCCGGCGAGCGGCCGCGCTGCGCGCGGGTGACCCTCGGCGCCGACCTGGCCGGCGACTGGAGCGCCGTGGTGACCGACGCCGGGCTGGATCCCGCGCTGCCCACCGCGTGGCTGATCGAAGGCCTGCTGCAGTATCTCGATGCCGACGCCGTGCGCCGGTTGTTCGCCCGCGTGGACGCGCTGTCGGCGGCGGGTTCGGTGCTGCTCTACGACATCGTGAGCGCGACGCTGCTGACCGAGCCGGCGATGGCGGGTCTGCTCGCCGCGATGGCCGCGCAGGGATCGCCGTGGCTGTTCGGCAGCGATGTGCCGGGGGAGTTGGTCGAGCCGATGGGCTGGACGGCCACGGTGACCGACGTGGCGGAGCCCGGCGCAGCGTTCGGTCGGTGGCCGGATGCGGCCACCGGCGGCGGCTTTTTCGTCGAGGCGCACAAGGGGTCGAACGCGCAGCGATAG
- the glgC gene encoding glucose-1-phosphate adenylyltransferase, whose product MREAPHVLGIVLAGGEGKRLYPLTADRAKPAVPFGGAYRLIDFVLSNLVNARFLRICVLTQYKSHSLDRHISQNWRLSGLAGEYITPVPAQQRLGPRWYTGSADAIYQSMNLIYDEDPDYIVIFGADHVYRMDPEQMVQQHIESGAGATVAGIRAPRAEASAFGCIDSDESGRIRGFIEKPADPPGTPDDPEQTFVSMGNYIFTTKVLIDAIRADAEDDDSDHDMGGDIIPRLVSDGMASVYDFDNNEVPGATERDHGYWRDVGTLDAFYDAHMDLVSVHPIFNLYNKRWPIRGSSENLAPAKFVNGGSAQESVVGAGSIISAASVRNSVLSSNVVVDDGAIVEGSVIMPGARIGRGAVVRHAILDKNVVVGPGEMVGVDLDKDRERFSVSAGGVVAVGKGVWV is encoded by the coding sequence ATGAGGGAAGCGCCACACGTGCTGGGCATCGTCCTCGCCGGCGGGGAGGGAAAGCGGCTGTACCCGTTGACAGCCGACCGGGCCAAGCCGGCGGTTCCGTTCGGAGGCGCCTACCGGCTGATCGACTTCGTGCTCTCGAATCTCGTCAACGCCCGATTCCTGCGAATCTGCGTACTCACCCAATACAAGTCGCATTCGCTGGATCGCCACATCTCGCAGAACTGGCGGTTATCGGGGCTTGCCGGCGAGTACATCACGCCGGTGCCGGCCCAGCAGCGGCTCGGGCCGCGGTGGTACACCGGTTCGGCCGACGCCATCTATCAGTCGATGAATCTTATCTACGACGAGGATCCCGACTACATCGTGATCTTCGGTGCCGACCACGTGTACCGGATGGATCCGGAGCAGATGGTCCAGCAGCACATCGAGAGCGGCGCGGGCGCGACCGTCGCCGGAATCAGGGCTCCGCGAGCCGAAGCCAGCGCGTTCGGGTGCATCGATTCCGACGAATCGGGGCGCATCCGCGGGTTCATCGAGAAACCGGCCGACCCACCGGGGACGCCTGATGACCCCGAGCAGACGTTCGTGTCGATGGGCAACTACATCTTCACCACCAAGGTGTTGATCGACGCGATCCGTGCCGACGCCGAGGACGACGACTCCGACCACGACATGGGCGGGGACATCATCCCGCGGCTGGTGTCCGACGGCATGGCCTCGGTGTACGACTTCGACAACAACGAGGTGCCCGGCGCCACCGAGCGCGACCACGGCTACTGGCGCGACGTCGGAACGCTGGACGCCTTCTACGACGCGCACATGGACCTGGTGTCGGTGCACCCGATCTTCAACCTCTACAACAAGCGGTGGCCCATCCGCGGCAGCTCGGAGAACCTGGCGCCGGCCAAGTTCGTCAACGGCGGATCGGCGCAGGAGTCGGTCGTCGGCGCAGGCAGCATCATCTCGGCGGCCTCGGTGCGCAACTCGGTGCTCTCGTCGAACGTCGTCGTCGACGACGGCGCGATCGTCGAGGGCAGCGTGATCATGCCCGGTGCCCGCATCGGTCGCGGCGCGGTGGTGCGCCACGCCATCCTGGACAAGAACGTGGTCGTCGGGCCCGGCGAGATGGTCGGCGTGGACCTCGACAAGGACCGGGAACGGTTCTCGGTCAGCGCCGGCGGCGTCGTCGCGGTCGGCAAGGGCGTCTGGGTCTAG
- a CDS encoding DUF3117 domain-containing protein: MAAMKPRTGDGPLEATKEGRGIVMRVPLEGGGRLVVELTPDEAAALGDELKGVTS, translated from the coding sequence ATGGCGGCGATGAAGCCCCGGACCGGCGACGGTCCACTGGAAGCAACCAAGGAGGGGCGCGGCATCGTGATGCGGGTACCACTGGAAGGCGGGGGCCGATTGGTCGTCGAGCTGACCCCGGACGAGGCAGCCGCCCTGGGTGACGAACTCAAGGGCGTCACCAGCTAG
- a CDS encoding O-methyltransferase: MASTDEPAGSAGDSGSRPSPAEAIVSHAEHSISEDAIVAAARERAVDIGAGAVTPAVGALLCVLAKLTSAKAVVEVGTGAGVSGLWLLSGMREDGVLTTIDVEPEHQRIAKQAFTEAGVGPGRTRLIGGRAQEVLTRLADESYDLVFIDADPADQPQFVVEGVRLLRPGGAIVVHRAALGGRAGDATAKDAEVAAVREAARLIAEDERLTPVLIPLGDGLLAAARD, encoded by the coding sequence ATGGCGAGCACCGACGAGCCCGCAGGCAGCGCCGGCGATTCCGGATCCCGGCCCAGCCCGGCCGAGGCGATCGTCAGCCACGCCGAACACTCGATCTCCGAGGACGCGATCGTCGCCGCCGCGCGGGAACGCGCCGTCGACATCGGCGCGGGCGCGGTGACGCCGGCCGTCGGCGCCCTGCTCTGCGTACTGGCGAAGCTGACCAGCGCCAAAGCGGTGGTCGAGGTGGGTACCGGCGCCGGGGTCAGCGGTCTGTGGCTGCTGTCCGGCATGCGTGAAGACGGCGTACTCACCACCATCGACGTCGAGCCCGAACACCAGCGCATCGCCAAGCAGGCGTTCACCGAGGCCGGCGTCGGCCCGGGGCGGACCCGGCTGATCGGCGGCCGCGCCCAGGAGGTCCTCACCCGGCTCGCCGACGAGTCCTACGACCTGGTGTTCATCGACGCCGATCCCGCCGATCAGCCGCAGTTCGTCGTCGAAGGAGTGCGCCTGTTGCGGCCGGGCGGGGCGATCGTCGTGCACCGCGCGGCGCTGGGCGGCCGGGCCGGTGACGCGACGGCCAAGGACGCCGAAGTCGCCGCCGTGCGGGAGGCCGCCCGGCTGATCGCCGAGGACGAGCGGCTGACCCCGGTGCTGATCCCGTTGGGCGACGGCCTGCTCGCCGCCGCCCGCGACTGA
- a CDS encoding methyltransferase family protein — translation MKLAVQIATSLVLGLAFFGLVLFLPAGTFDYWQAWVFVAVFSVSTFVPSMYLAIRHPDALARRMKAGPTAESRPAQRIIITATFLAGIAVMVISALDWRFGWSAVPVWLVIAGDVLVAAGLLGAQLVVVQNNYAGASITVEEDQPLVSTGLYGVVRHPMYALSLIMMLGTPPALGSLWGLTAVVAAVPVLVARLLDEEKALTDDLAGYAEYTRQVPYRLIPGVW, via the coding sequence GTGAAACTGGCGGTGCAGATCGCGACCTCCCTTGTGCTGGGACTCGCGTTCTTCGGGCTGGTCCTGTTCCTGCCGGCCGGCACGTTCGACTACTGGCAGGCCTGGGTGTTCGTCGCCGTGTTCTCGGTGTCGACGTTCGTCCCCAGCATGTATCTGGCGATCCGCCACCCCGACGCCCTGGCCCGCAGGATGAAGGCCGGGCCGACGGCCGAAAGCCGGCCCGCCCAACGCATCATCATCACCGCGACCTTTCTGGCGGGGATCGCGGTGATGGTCATCAGCGCTCTGGACTGGCGGTTCGGCTGGTCGGCCGTGCCGGTGTGGCTTGTGATCGCCGGCGACGTGCTGGTGGCCGCCGGACTGCTCGGCGCGCAGCTGGTGGTGGTCCAGAACAACTACGCCGGCGCGAGCATCACCGTCGAGGAGGACCAGCCGCTGGTGTCCACCGGCCTGTACGGGGTCGTGCGGCACCCGATGTACGCCCTTTCCCTGATCATGATGCTCGGCACTCCCCCGGCGCTGGGCTCCCTGTGGGGGCTGACCGCCGTGGTGGCGGCGGTGCCGGTGCTGGTCGCCCGCCTCCTCGATGAGGAGAAAGCGCTGACCGACGACCTGGCCGGGTACGCCGAATACACACGTCAGGTGCCGTATCGGCTGATTCCCGGCGTGTGGTGA
- a CDS encoding ABC transporter ATP-binding protein, protein MTDHRTTPAVEIRGLTKNFGAVRALDGLDLTVADGEVHGFLGPNGAGKSTTIRILLGLARADAGTVRLLGGDPWTDAVALHRQLAYVPGDVTLWPTLTGGETIDLLARMRGGIDEKRRAELIERFDLDPTKKARTYSKGNRQKVSLVSAFSSNARLLLLDEPSSGLDPLMENVFQQCVGEARARGVTVLLSSHILAETEALCDRVTIIRAGRTVESGTLDSMRHLSRTSIKAEMIGDAVDLGRIPGVEDVSVEGRTVRAQVDSGSLAEVIRVLGEAGVRSLISQPPTLEELFLRHYHTSDTAEQVNA, encoded by the coding sequence GTGACTGACCACCGAACCACCCCCGCGGTCGAGATCCGCGGATTGACGAAGAACTTCGGCGCGGTGCGCGCCCTCGACGGCCTCGATCTGACCGTCGCCGACGGCGAGGTGCACGGTTTTCTCGGACCCAACGGCGCCGGCAAGTCGACCACCATCCGCATCCTGCTCGGGCTGGCGCGCGCCGACGCGGGCACCGTACGCCTGCTCGGCGGCGACCCGTGGACCGACGCCGTCGCCCTGCACCGCCAACTGGCCTACGTGCCCGGCGATGTCACGCTGTGGCCCACCCTCACGGGCGGCGAGACCATCGACCTGCTGGCGCGTATGCGGGGCGGCATCGACGAGAAGCGGCGCGCCGAGCTCATCGAGCGCTTCGACCTGGATCCCACGAAGAAGGCACGCACCTACTCCAAGGGCAACCGGCAGAAGGTGTCCCTCGTCTCGGCGTTCTCGTCGAACGCCAGACTCCTGCTGCTCGACGAACCGAGCAGCGGCCTGGATCCGTTGATGGAGAACGTCTTCCAGCAGTGCGTCGGCGAGGCTCGCGCGCGCGGCGTCACCGTCCTGCTGTCCAGCCACATCCTCGCCGAAACCGAGGCCCTCTGCGACCGGGTCACCATCATCCGGGCCGGCCGCACCGTGGAGAGCGGCACGCTGGACTCGATGCGGCACCTGTCCCGCACGTCGATCAAGGCCGAGATGATCGGTGACGCCGTGGATCTCGGCCGTATCCCCGGCGTCGAGGACGTCAGCGTCGAGGGCCGTACGGTGCGCGCACAGGTCGACAGCGGCAGCCTGGCCGAGGTGATCAGAGTCCTGGGCGAAGCAGGGGTGCGCAGCCTGATCAGCCAGCCGCCGACGCTGGAGGAGCTCTTCCTGCGGCACTACCACACCTCGGACACTGCCGAGCAGGTGAACGCATGA
- the glgA gene encoding glycogen synthase encodes MRVAMMTREYPPEVYGGAGVHVTELVAQLRNLCDVDVHCMGAPRPGVTVAAPDPALEGANAALATLSADLNMVNSSSQATVVHSHTWYTGMAGHLAALLYGVPHVLTAHSLEPMRPWKAEQLGGGYRISSWVEKTAVEAADAVIAVSSGMREDVLRTYPGLDPDRVHVVRNGIDTDVWYPAELQPGQSVLADLGVDPARPVVAFVGRITRQKGVAHLVAAAHHFAPEVQLVLCAGAPDTPEIAEEVASAVQELSQARTGVFWVREMLPTAKIREILTAATTFVCPSVYEPLGIVNLEAMACATAVVASDVGGIPEVVADGRTGVLVHYDPDDTASFERDLAEGVNALVADPDRARGFGAAGRQRCIDEFSWAQIAEQTLEIYRKVSA; translated from the coding sequence ATGCGGGTGGCGATGATGACTCGGGAGTATCCACCCGAGGTGTACGGCGGTGCAGGCGTTCACGTCACCGAACTGGTCGCGCAGCTGAGGAATCTGTGCGACGTCGACGTGCACTGCATGGGTGCCCCGCGGCCCGGGGTGACCGTCGCCGCCCCGGATCCCGCGCTCGAGGGTGCCAACGCGGCGCTGGCGACATTGTCGGCCGACCTCAACATGGTCAACTCCAGCTCGCAGGCCACGGTGGTGCACTCGCACACCTGGTACACCGGCATGGCCGGGCATCTGGCAGCGCTGCTCTACGGCGTGCCGCACGTGCTCACCGCGCACTCGCTGGAGCCGATGCGGCCATGGAAGGCCGAGCAGCTCGGCGGCGGCTACCGGATTTCGTCCTGGGTGGAGAAGACGGCGGTCGAGGCCGCCGACGCGGTGATCGCGGTCAGCTCAGGGATGCGCGAGGACGTGCTGCGCACCTATCCGGGCCTGGACCCCGACCGGGTGCACGTCGTGCGCAACGGCATCGACACCGACGTGTGGTACCCGGCGGAGCTGCAGCCGGGGCAGTCGGTGCTCGCCGACCTCGGCGTCGACCCGGCCCGCCCGGTGGTCGCGTTCGTCGGCCGCATCACCCGGCAGAAGGGGGTCGCCCACCTGGTGGCGGCCGCGCATCACTTCGCCCCCGAGGTGCAGCTCGTGCTGTGTGCGGGCGCCCCGGACACCCCGGAGATCGCCGAGGAGGTGGCCTCGGCGGTGCAGGAGTTGTCCCAAGCGCGCACCGGCGTGTTCTGGGTGCGCGAGATGTTGCCGACCGCAAAGATCCGTGAAATTCTCACGGCGGCAACCACATTCGTGTGTCCGTCGGTCTACGAGCCGCTGGGCATCGTCAACCTCGAGGCGATGGCCTGCGCGACGGCCGTGGTGGCCTCCGATGTCGGTGGCATCCCGGAGGTGGTCGCCGACGGACGGACCGGCGTGCTGGTGCACTACGACCCGGACGACACCGCGTCCTTCGAACGCGATCTCGCCGAGGGCGTCAACGCCCTGGTGGCCGATCCGGACAGAGCCCGCGGCTTCGGCGCCGCGGGCCGACAGCGCTGCATCGACGAATTCTCGTGGGCACAGATCGCCGAACAAACCTTGGAGATCTACCGCAAGGTTTCGGCGTAG
- a CDS encoding hemolysin family protein produces MLLNGLFAGSELALVSLREGQLRTLERSTGRRERALVRLARDPNRYLGTIQLGITLAGYLASAAAAVTLAEPLVPALEFLGGAAEAVAIAAVTIVLAAVNIIIGELVPKRLAMQYPARWALLVAAPLDRLATVTSPMVWLLSRATDVLVRLLGGKSDSADGQLSADELRELVAVQRVLSPEQREMIAGALEIHERVLREILVPRRSVVALPSDMSVGESRKLLVTSGHSRAPVVRSRDLDDVIGVVHLRDLLVEEDALETAARPILNLPDSLPVSEALRRFKTEREQFALVVDERGGSAGIVTLEDVLEEIVGEIYDETDRDVLAAQRLPDGSFTLPGNFPFHDLDDLGVHLEYAPPGDYTTVAGLVLVALGQIPRSGEKVALTDWSVEVSGVTGNTITEIRLVPRVAGDGRRATDGGGPSSS; encoded by the coding sequence TTGCTGCTCAACGGGCTCTTCGCTGGCAGCGAGCTGGCCTTGGTGTCGCTACGCGAAGGGCAACTGAGGACGCTGGAACGCAGCACCGGCCGCAGGGAGCGGGCGCTGGTCCGACTCGCCCGCGACCCCAATCGCTACCTGGGAACCATTCAGCTCGGCATCACGCTGGCCGGCTACCTGGCCTCGGCTGCCGCGGCGGTCACGCTCGCGGAACCGCTTGTCCCGGCGCTGGAGTTTCTCGGCGGAGCTGCCGAGGCGGTCGCCATTGCCGCGGTGACGATCGTGTTGGCCGCCGTCAACATCATCATCGGCGAGCTCGTGCCCAAGCGGCTGGCTATGCAATACCCCGCGCGCTGGGCGCTCCTGGTCGCCGCGCCGCTCGACCGGCTGGCGACGGTCACCTCACCGATGGTGTGGCTGTTGAGCCGAGCCACCGATGTCCTCGTCCGGCTCCTCGGGGGAAAGTCGGACAGTGCCGATGGTCAACTCTCGGCGGACGAACTGCGGGAACTGGTCGCGGTGCAGCGCGTGCTCAGTCCGGAACAGCGCGAGATGATCGCCGGCGCGCTGGAGATCCACGAGCGGGTGCTCCGGGAGATCCTGGTTCCGCGTCGGTCCGTGGTGGCGCTGCCCTCCGACATGTCCGTGGGAGAGTCACGTAAGCTCCTTGTCACATCCGGTCACTCCCGGGCGCCGGTGGTCCGCTCCCGGGACCTGGACGATGTCATCGGCGTCGTTCACCTGCGCGACCTCCTCGTCGAGGAGGACGCCCTCGAGACCGCGGCCAGACCGATCCTCAATCTTCCTGACAGCCTTCCCGTTTCGGAGGCATTGCGGCGGTTCAAGACGGAACGCGAGCAGTTCGCTCTCGTGGTCGACGAACGCGGTGGCTCAGCGGGCATCGTGACGCTGGAGGATGTGCTCGAAGAGATCGTCGGGGAGATCTACGACGAAACCGACCGTGATGTGCTTGCGGCGCAACGGTTGCCCGACGGAAGCTTCACCCTGCCAGGCAACTTCCCCTTCCACGACCTCGACGATCTCGGCGTGCATCTGGAGTATGCACCGCCGGGCGACTACACCACGGTGGCCGGCCTCGTGCTGGTGGCACTGGGGCAGATTCCCCGTTCAGGGGAGAAGGTCGCGTTGACGGATTGGTCTGTCGAAGTCAGCGGGGTGACCGGCAATACGATCACCGAAATCCGTCTTGTCCCTCGTGTGGCGGGCGACGGAAGAAGGGCCACCGATGGTGGCGGCCCGTCGTCCTCCTGA
- a CDS encoding MSMEG_6728 family protein — MQTFLPFPGFADSARTLDARRLGKQRVETIQVLRALTVPGYGWRHHPAAAMWAGYEEAVVRYGLEICEVWCALGRADTCAATLAWDLTAGTGLTAVRTQHELGAAGDLPPWLGDPAVHRSHQSALVRKDPGHYRPLFPDVPDDLPYVWPASDRPRRLSG; from the coding sequence ATGCAGACGTTCCTGCCGTTCCCCGGATTCGCCGATTCGGCCCGGACGCTCGATGCGCGCCGGTTGGGCAAGCAGCGGGTGGAGACCATCCAGGTGCTGCGGGCGCTGACGGTCCCGGGGTACGGCTGGCGCCACCACCCCGCCGCGGCGATGTGGGCGGGCTACGAAGAGGCCGTGGTGCGCTACGGCCTGGAGATCTGTGAGGTCTGGTGCGCGCTGGGCCGCGCCGACACCTGCGCCGCCACGCTGGCCTGGGACCTGACCGCCGGCACCGGGCTGACCGCCGTCAGGACGCAGCACGAACTCGGCGCCGCCGGCGACCTGCCGCCCTGGCTCGGCGATCCGGCGGTGCACCGCAGCCACCAATCCGCGCTGGTGCGCAAGGACCCCGGGCACTACCGCCCGCTGTTTCCCGACGTCCCCGACGACCTGCCCTACGTGTGGCCGGCCTCGGACCGCCCGCGCCGCCTCAGCGGCTGA
- a CDS encoding DUF4126 domain-containing protein, translating into MELLTGFGLATAAGLNAYIPLLALGLLARFTDLVALPAGWAWLENGWVMAIVAVLLAVEVVADKVPALDTVNDTVQTFVRPTAGGIVFGSGTAAQTAAVTDPGAFAQSGQWIPVVLGVVVALVVSLTKSTVRPAANVATAGMAAPVLSTVEDIVSVVLVVLAILLPVLVLVAIVALGWAAFRAIRRRKSRAAAGRDTR; encoded by the coding sequence ATGGAGCTGCTGACCGGGTTCGGGCTGGCGACCGCCGCGGGGCTCAACGCGTACATCCCGTTGCTGGCGCTGGGGCTGCTCGCCCGCTTCACCGACCTCGTCGCACTGCCGGCCGGGTGGGCCTGGCTGGAGAACGGCTGGGTGATGGCGATCGTGGCGGTGCTGCTCGCGGTCGAGGTCGTGGCCGACAAGGTGCCCGCGCTCGACACGGTCAACGACACCGTCCAGACCTTCGTGCGGCCCACCGCGGGCGGCATCGTCTTCGGGTCCGGCACCGCGGCGCAGACCGCCGCCGTCACCGATCCCGGCGCCTTCGCCCAGTCCGGGCAGTGGATTCCCGTCGTCCTCGGCGTCGTCGTGGCGCTCGTCGTGTCGCTGACCAAATCCACGGTGCGGCCGGCCGCGAACGTCGCGACGGCCGGTATGGCCGCGCCGGTGCTCAGCACGGTCGAGGACATCGTCAGCGTGGTGCTCGTGGTGCTCGCGATCCTGCTGCCGGTGCTGGTGCTGGTCGCGATCGTCGCGCTCGGCTGGGCCGCGTTCCGGGCGATCCGGCGCCGCAAGAGCAGGGCGGCGGCCGGGCGCGATACTCGCTGA